One genomic region from Thermovirga sp. encodes:
- a CDS encoding aspartate-semialdehyde dehydrogenase produces MRVALLGATGAVGREILNTLEARNFPASEIVPLASSRSKGSRVSFGGGEFEVSEVTADSFEGIDIAFFSAGGTASRLWAPEATRRGAVVIDNSSAWRMDPEVPLVVPEVNPGAITGNKGLIANPNCATIQAVMVLKPLHDAAGLEQFSAVTFQSVSGTGKEAVTELARNSEAFLSGDKGIASVYPHDIAFNVLPHIGGFDEGGISEEEWKMIRESRKILELPGLDVRCTAARVPVFRGHSEAVTALFKRTISPKEARRVLSVAPGVCLADEPGRNLYPTARDSRGKDFVYVGRIRRDTISEKGLMMWIVSDNLLKGAALNAVQIAELLVTP; encoded by the coding sequence ATGAGGGTGGCGCTGCTCGGCGCCACCGGCGCCGTAGGGCGGGAAATCCTGAACACCCTCGAGGCGAGGAACTTCCCCGCCTCGGAGATCGTGCCCCTGGCCTCTTCCCGCTCGAAGGGTTCCAGGGTCTCCTTCGGCGGGGGCGAATTCGAGGTCAGCGAGGTAACCGCCGACTCCTTCGAGGGAATAGATATCGCTTTCTTCTCGGCCGGCGGCACCGCCTCAAGGCTGTGGGCCCCGGAGGCGACCAGGAGGGGCGCGGTGGTGATCGATAACAGTTCGGCCTGGAGGATGGACCCCGAGGTCCCCCTCGTGGTGCCCGAGGTCAACCCCGGTGCGATAACAGGAAACAAGGGGCTTATCGCCAACCCCAACTGCGCCACCATCCAGGCCGTCATGGTTTTGAAGCCGCTCCATGACGCCGCCGGTCTTGAGCAGTTTTCCGCGGTCACCTTCCAGTCCGTTTCCGGCACGGGGAAGGAGGCCGTTACGGAACTGGCGCGCAATTCAGAGGCTTTCCTGTCCGGCGACAAGGGGATCGCGTCCGTTTACCCTCACGATATCGCCTTCAACGTGTTGCCCCACATAGGCGGTTTCGACGAGGGCGGCATAAGCGAGGAAGAGTGGAAGATGATCAGGGAGTCCAGGAAGATCCTGGAACTCCCCGGTCTTGATGTAAGGTGCACCGCCGCCAGGGTCCCTGTTTTCAGGGGGCATTCCGAGGCGGTCACCGCCCTTTTCAAGCGGACTATTTCTCCGAAAGAGGCCAGAAGGGTCCTCTCGGTCGCGCCGGGAGTATGCCTTGCCGATGAACCCGGCAGAAATCTTTACCCGACGGCCAGGGATTCCCGGGGGAAGGATTTCGTCTACGTAGGCAGGATCAGGAGGGATACCATAAGTGAAAAGGGACTCATGATGTGGATCGTATCGGACAACCTCCTGAAGGGAGCCGCTCTCAACGCCGTCCAGATAGCCGAACTCCTGGTAACCCCGTGA
- a CDS encoding aspartate kinase: MSIEVLKYGGSSLAGEGRIAAVAKQVADLHRKGVSLVVVVSAVGHTTKNLIETANGFACRLNRREIDQLISTGEQQSMALLTMALGKRDVPARSFAGWQAGIRAGGVFTDGRISSVDPRMVARSLEKGEVAVVAGFQGVTDEGDVITLGRGGSDLSAVALAAALEADCCRIFTDVEGMFSADPRLVPKAFRLERISSGECMEMAAAGARVLQARSVELAWRYEVPLFVGSSFEKGRGTWIMRDDVSEGFVVRSITHDTEVAKVAVLGVPDIPGIAARVFSSLSEAGVGAEMIIQSIMRGQVNDIAFLVRKEFLGEAIDVCRKTARDIEAQGVAFDTEVGKISLVGAGLSNHPDAPARMFSVLAGESVNIDMISSTSMSITCVVSSADVKKAVVALHKAFIEEAQR; the protein is encoded by the coding sequence ATGAGCATCGAGGTCTTGAAGTACGGGGGATCTTCCCTGGCGGGGGAGGGCCGGATAGCCGCTGTCGCGAAACAGGTGGCCGATCTCCACCGCAAGGGCGTTTCCCTGGTCGTGGTGGTATCGGCTGTGGGGCATACCACGAAGAACCTCATCGAGACCGCCAATGGCTTCGCCTGCCGCCTGAACCGCCGGGAGATAGACCAGCTCATTTCCACCGGCGAGCAGCAGAGCATGGCTCTTCTCACCATGGCCCTGGGAAAACGGGATGTCCCAGCCCGTTCCTTCGCGGGCTGGCAGGCTGGGATAAGGGCTGGCGGCGTTTTCACCGACGGGCGGATCAGTTCCGTGGACCCCCGGATGGTGGCGAGGTCCCTCGAAAAGGGGGAGGTTGCCGTCGTCGCCGGCTTCCAGGGCGTCACCGACGAAGGAGACGTCATAACCCTTGGCAGGGGAGGGTCGGACCTCTCCGCGGTGGCCCTGGCCGCCGCCCTGGAGGCCGACTGCTGCCGAATTTTCACCGATGTGGAAGGGATGTTTTCCGCCGACCCAAGGCTGGTTCCAAAAGCTTTTCGTCTTGAAAGGATCAGCAGCGGGGAATGCATGGAGATGGCCGCGGCGGGCGCCAGGGTCCTGCAGGCAAGGAGCGTGGAGCTCGCCTGGAGGTACGAGGTGCCGCTCTTTGTCGGTTCCAGCTTTGAAAAGGGGAGGGGGACCTGGATCATGAGAGATGATGTTTCGGAAGGCTTTGTGGTGCGATCGATAACCCACGATACGGAGGTTGCCAAAGTGGCCGTGCTTGGGGTCCCCGATATTCCCGGGATCGCGGCCAGGGTTTTCTCCTCCCTGAGCGAGGCCGGCGTGGGCGCCGAGATGATAATCCAAAGCATTATGAGGGGCCAGGTCAACGATATTGCCTTCCTCGTCAGGAAGGAATTCCTGGGTGAAGCCATAGACGTCTGCCGCAAGACCGCCAGGGATATCGAAGCCCAGGGCGTGGCTTTCGATACGGAGGTGGGCAAGATCTCCCTGGTGGGGGCGGGTCTGTCGAACCACCCCGACGCCCCGGCGAGGATGTTCTCGGTGCTCGCCGGCGAGTCCGTCAATATCGACATGATCTCCTCGACTTCGATGTCCATCACCTGCGTGGTCTCCTCGGCCGATGTGAAAAAAGCCGTTGTGGCCCTTCACAAGGCTTTTATCGAGGAGGCACAGCGATGA
- the lptB gene encoding LPS export ABC transporter ATP-binding protein → MNNRFLWARSLSKSYKGRTVVSSVDLKVRQGEIVGLLGPNGAGKTTTFYMVLGIVKPDSGRIMIDNEDLTGLPMYIRTRRGIGYLPQEASVFRSLTARENIELVLEEKGEGSKKIERLASDLIEEFGLREVEDIPGFALSGGERRRVEIARSLAMNPSFILLDEPFSGIDPIAVYDIQQIILGLRARGYGILLTDHSVRETLAITDRTYLIHRGQILVEGTPSEVADSEAARKFYLGERFSL, encoded by the coding sequence ATGAACAACCGCTTCCTCTGGGCGCGTTCGCTGAGCAAGAGCTACAAGGGGCGGACCGTCGTATCGTCGGTGGACCTGAAGGTCAGGCAGGGGGAGATCGTGGGTCTTCTAGGGCCCAACGGGGCCGGGAAGACCACAACCTTCTACATGGTCCTGGGCATTGTGAAACCCGACTCCGGGAGGATAATGATCGACAACGAGGATCTCACAGGTCTGCCCATGTACATCAGGACCAGGAGGGGGATCGGCTACCTCCCCCAAGAGGCCTCGGTCTTCAGGAGCCTGACCGCCCGGGAAAACATCGAACTAGTCCTGGAGGAGAAGGGCGAGGGCAGTAAGAAGATCGAACGCCTGGCCTCCGACCTGATCGAGGAGTTCGGGCTGAGAGAAGTGGAGGACATCCCCGGCTTTGCCCTGAGCGGGGGTGAGCGCAGGAGGGTGGAGATCGCCCGCAGCCTGGCCATGAACCCCTCGTTCATATTGCTGGACGAACCCTTCAGCGGCATCGACCCCATCGCCGTCTACGACATACAGCAGATAATACTGGGCCTGAGGGCCAGGGGGTACGGCATCCTGCTCACGGACCACAGCGTGAGGGAGACCCTGGCCATAACCGATAGGACCTACCTCATCCACAGGGGGCAGATCCTAGTCGAGGGCACTCC